CCCTCGGTGACCACGGCCACGTAGTTCGGGTGCGGCAGTATCCGGTACGGGCCGTCGACGACGCGCGCGGCTCCGGGCACCACCACGACCCTGGTGTTCCACTGCCTGCCCAACGTGGTGATGCACCACCAGCGCAAGGCCTGAGCCGCGAGTACGACCGCGACCATCGTCCGGCCGAGCACCGGCCGCGGCCGGCGGCGACGTGCCTCCACCACCGAGCCCACCAGCAACGCGACGTGCAACGCGACCATCACCGGATAGTGACCGGCCCCGAATTCCTTGCCGCCCTGGG
This genomic window from Mycolicibacterium neworleansense contains:
- a CDS encoding isoprenylcysteine carboxyl methyltransferase family protein, whose product is MTAKRFTALIALVAAERVLELVVSKRNLKWSTAQGGKEFGAGHYPVMVALHVALLVGSVVEARRRRPRPVLGRTMVAVVLAAQALRWWCITTLGRQWNTRVVVVPGAARVVDGPYRILPHPNYVAVVTEGAALPLAGGAWITAVVFTVANAALLRTRIRVENAALQGLT